The genomic segment TAGTGTGCCTTTCAAGCTGTTTTAATGGAGGCGTTGAGCCTTGCATTGGTAAAGCAATGTATTGTTTTTCACTTTGCTTTAAAGAACTTTTAGCGTGATGATAAGCAACTGCAATCTCTGATAAAGCCTCGTAAGGACTAGTAAACTCTTTTCCTTTATATAATTTGCTGAATTTTGAAAAGGAGGTATAACTTTTCAAATCTCCTTTAAACAGTTCTTTTACTTCAATGTCATTAAATCCATTATAATTAATGGAAATAGAACCCAAGCCGTTACGGCTTTTAGCACCCAATCCGCCAAAATAAGAAAAAACAAAGAGTGTTTTTAAAATTTCTTCTTGTAAATTCTCAGGAAAACTTAATACTAAGTCAAATTCTTTTTGGCTACGTAGATACTCTCGGTTGAAACTTTTTTGTGGGTCAAAATTTTCAATTCCATAAGCCAAATAATCAATAGCGTGCATTGTACCAAGACCCACATTTACAGAATATCCTTTGGGCAAAAAATCTTTTTGTTTAGTGTTTTCATTTGTCAGACGTCGTTTTCCAATTCTCATAATCACCTTACTCCTCTGAGCAGGCTCGGTTCCGCCAAAAATCTCACTTTCTTTTTTCTTTAATTCTTCAAGGCTTAAATGCCCATTCATAGCTCTCCACCAAAAGCGTAATGCACCTTTGATGCTGGGCGGTCTCAATTCAGGTGTGCTGGCATCTGCTCCCGAAAGGAACATCGGTGTAATGGTTTCGCATGTAAAAGTTATCGTTTTCATATAGCTCATGTCGTGGTTTCAATGGTGGATTGTTACTTACTTCCCTTCCCAACAAAAGGTACCTACTCTTTTTTGCGTGCCTGAGTAACAACGCCGTAGCCGATGCTCACGTGTCGCCCTAAGCCGATGAGGTTGGGCAGCGATACGTTGGTTTCAAAGGTAGCATCGAAGGCAAGCAGGCGGGCATCGCGGATGGTGTGGCGCACAGGCTCGCTCAGGTGCAGCAAACGGCACACCACGGGGCGTTCTTCTTTGGGCGGCAGTTGCCATGCCACGCCTTTGGCAAATGCCATGATTTGCCCGCGCAAAACAGCTTCTAACAGTTCGCGGCGCTCGGCGTCGGTGGTTTTGCTGCGGTAGGCGGCATAGCTTTCCGAACTGAAAGGCAGCCAGCGGCGAATCTGAAAGCGGATGGGCGCATCCCAGATTTGCAAGGGGTGTTTGCGGGCATCCAAGCGCTCGATAGACATTTCTACGTATCGCCTGCCGATGCGCAAGTCGTACGGTCTGCCGGCTTGGAACAAGTGGCTGATGGCTTGCGTACCTTCACCTATACAAACGATGCTCGGTTTGCCGCCGATTTGCTTGTATTGAATCAACGGGTAGGCATAGCGGAAACCGTCTTCGGTGTGGTTGTGGAATAAGGTGTGTTCGTAGCCTGCGGTTTGAGCGACTGCACCGCGAAACATTGGGATATCGCGCCCGTCAATGGGGGCATTGAAGCTGATGCGCAAATAGGGAAGAGCGAGTAACATAGGTTGTTTTTAGGTTTAATGCCGTTACCCGCCAAAGGTTCCGCCTGAAAGGCCAAAAATCTTTTGTAACGTGTAACAATTTTGCAGTGCCTCAAAATAGTAAGAGGATTAATCGTGAGCAAGTGTTATGTGAATATTTTTTTATGCTTGTATGTTTGGCAGGTCATACTTATCGCTGTGCATGAATTTTTTTATACTGTATAGGTTTTTTGTGCCGATAAATCCCCGATATGCGTTCGTAGATGAAGAAATCAAATAGGTAAACAGATTTTATCTGCACATATGTAGATTGATACACTTAAAAATGTATATTACTCTGTTACAAAACACGCATAGTGATAACTTTTTTAGTTGTATGCTTTGTGGCAGTGGTTGCGATGTTGCCCAATGCCAAAACAAGAAGCAGTTAAACAGTAGAGTGCGGCAAGCAGGCAGCAGACATGCACTTGCGCAGATGTTGTTGTAAACCCGCTTTTTTATGGCGTATCTTTAAGCCATTCATTACCACAAACCACATGAAAGCAAAACTTACCTTTTTGTTGCTGTGGGTGGCGGCAGTAGCGGCGGCGCAAAGCCCGCAACTGAGCGTCTCCTACATCATGCGCGACCCCAAATGGATAGGCATTTCGCCCGAAAATATCCGCTGGGCTGATGACGGCAAAACGCTTTACTTTGATTGGAGCGATGATAAAAGCCTGCACGCTGCCGACCCTGTAACGGGCAAATGGCGCAAAGTGCCTTTGGAAGAGGAGTGCAATCTTGCATTTGGCGGGCAGTACAATGCCGCCCGTACCCGCCGCGTGTATGCCAAAGACGGCGATATTTTCATCAAAGACATGACTTCGGGCGCGGTTACGCAACTCACCCAAACCGTTGAAACCGAATCCGTGCCCCGCCTGAGTGCCGAAGGCGACCGCGTATTTTTCCAACAAGGCTTGAATCTGTTTGCCATACATCTCAAATCGGGGCGATTGGAGCAACTCACCGACTTCCGACGCGGCAACAAACCCGCCGAAACTAAAAAAACTGAGCAGGCACTTTGGTTGGAAGCCGACCAGCAGCGGCTGTTTGAGGTACTGCGGGAGCGCAAAGCCGCCGAGGATGCCCGCAAAGCACGTCAGGAGCTACTGCGCCCCATTCGCCCGAAGGAGTACTATTTTCAGGAAAAGCAGTTGGATAACTTCACCGTCAGCCCCGACGGCAACTTTGTGCTGTTCCGCGTAGGCACGCGCCCTGCCGGCAGCAAACCCTCCGCCGTACCGGACTATATGGCAGCATCGGGCTATACGGAAAACCTCAATGCGCGCCCCAAAGTCGGCGACCAACTGCCCACCTACGAAATTGCGCTCTACGACCGACGCCGCGATACGCTGCTCTACCTTTCCACCGCCCAACTGCCGGGCATTGACGAGCCGCCCGCCTACCTTGCCAACCCGCAGAAAAAGAAGCGCGAACTTACCCCGCTGGGGATGCAGTGGAGCGAAAACAGCCGCTATGCCCTGCTTGTGCTGCGTGCGCAAGACAACAAAGACCTTTGGATAACCGTTTTAGACCCGCAAACCGCCGCGCTGAAAACCATTGACCGCCAACACGATGACGCATGGATTGCCGGACCGGGCATCGGCTTCAACAACGGATGGATTGACAACCGCACCGTTTGGTTTCAATCCGAAGAAACGGGCTGGTCGCACCTCTACACCGCCGATGTGGAAACAGGCACAAAAAAAGCGCTGACCTCGGGCAAATATGAAGTTCGCTTTGCCCAACTCAGCCGCGACAAAAAACATTTTTACATCGCCACGAGCGAGGTGCACCCGGGCGAAGACCATTTGTACAGAATTCCCGTAGCGGGCGGCGCTATGCAGCGGCTCACCTTCCTAACAGGCGGCAACGAGTTTGCCATTTCGCCCGACGAGCGGTTTATTGCCATTCGTCATTCGTACAGCAACCGCCCTTGGGAACTGTACGTAATGGAAAACAAACCCAATGCCGTGCCGCGTCAAATTACGCAGTCGCAATCGGAGGAATTTAAGAAGTATGCTTGGCGCGAACCCGAAGTGCTGACCTTCAAAGCATCGGACGGTGCGGATGTGTACGCGCGACTCTATCAGCCCAAAGCGGACGTTAAAAACGGTGCTGCCGTAATTTTCGTACACGGCGCGGGCTATCTGCAAAATGCCCATAAGCGTTGGAGTACCTACTTTCGCGAGTACATGTTCCACAACCTGCTGGCAGACAAGGGCTACACCGTTTTAGACATTGACTACCGCGGCAGCGCAGGCTACGGACGCGATTGGCGCACGGGCATTTACCGACACATGGGCGGCAAAGACCTCAGCGACCACGTGGACGGGGCAAAATTCCTTACCGAAAAATACGGCATAGACCCGCAGCGCATCGGTATTTACGGCGGCAGTTATGGCGGATTTATCACCCTGATGGCAATGTTCACCACACCCGATGTGTTTGC from the Rhodoflexus caldus genome contains:
- the cmr1 gene encoding type III-B CRISPR module RAMP protein Cmr1; its protein translation is MKTITFTCETITPMFLSGADASTPELRPPSIKGALRFWWRAMNGHLSLEELKKKESEIFGGTEPAQRSKVIMRIGKRRLTNENTKQKDFLPKGYSVNVGLGTMHAIDYLAYGIENFDPQKSFNREYLRSQKEFDLVLSFPENLQEEILKTLFVFSYFGGLGAKSRNGLGSISINYNGFNDIEVKELFKGDLKSYTSFSKFSKLYKGKEFTSPYEALSEIAVAYHHAKSSLKQSEKQYIALPMQGSTPPLKQLERHTKPYFLSLHKTNNTQKPYQGKILFLPYKYLQEYKDRNGREIQNLGSVQEAYDAATQKFNEKLQEKLNLV
- a CDS encoding CRISPR-associated endonuclease Cas6 encodes the protein MLLALPYLRISFNAPIDGRDIPMFRGAVAQTAGYEHTLFHNHTEDGFRYAYPLIQYKQIGGKPSIVCIGEGTQAISHLFQAGRPYDLRIGRRYVEMSIERLDARKHPLQIWDAPIRFQIRRWLPFSSESYAAYRSKTTDAERRELLEAVLRGQIMAFAKGVAWQLPPKEERPVVCRLLHLSEPVRHTIRDARLLAFDATFETNVSLPNLIGLGRHVSIGYGVVTQARKKE
- a CDS encoding S9 family peptidase encodes the protein MKAKLTFLLLWVAAVAAAQSPQLSVSYIMRDPKWIGISPENIRWADDGKTLYFDWSDDKSLHAADPVTGKWRKVPLEEECNLAFGGQYNAARTRRVYAKDGDIFIKDMTSGAVTQLTQTVETESVPRLSAEGDRVFFQQGLNLFAIHLKSGRLEQLTDFRRGNKPAETKKTEQALWLEADQQRLFEVLRERKAAEDARKARQELLRPIRPKEYYFQEKQLDNFTVSPDGNFVLFRVGTRPAGSKPSAVPDYMAASGYTENLNARPKVGDQLPTYEIALYDRRRDTLLYLSTAQLPGIDEPPAYLANPQKKKRELTPLGMQWSENSRYALLVLRAQDNKDLWITVLDPQTAALKTIDRQHDDAWIAGPGIGFNNGWIDNRTVWFQSEETGWSHLYTADVETGTKKALTSGKYEVRFAQLSRDKKHFYIATSEVHPGEDHLYRIPVAGGAMQRLTFLTGGNEFAISPDERFIAIRHSYSNRPWELYVMENKPNAVPRQITQSQSEEFKKYAWREPEVLTFKASDGADVYARLYQPKADVKNGAAVIFVHGAGYLQNAHKRWSTYFREYMFHNLLADKGYTVLDIDYRGSAGYGRDWRTGIYRHMGGKDLSDHVDGAKFLTEKYGIDPQRIGIYGGSYGGFITLMAMFTTPDVFAAGAALRPVTHWAHYNHGYTSNILNTPVLDSAAYAKSSPIYHAEGLKGSLLICHGMVDVNVHFQDVVLLAQRLIELEKDNWEVAIYPVEDHGFVEPSSWTDEYKRILKLFDEKLLKR